The Salinirubellus salinus genome segment CTGGTTCTCACCGCAGGCTGTGTCAGTACGGCAGACGAGACACCGACACCGACCGAGAGCGGGGGGAACGGTGGCGGTGGCGGCGACGGTGACACCGACACCGCGACGCCCACCGAGGGCGGCGACATGGGCGGTGCGTACAGCATCGGGATGGTCAACTCCCTGACCGGGTCGCTGTCGGCGTTCGGGGCGCGCAACGAGCGCGGGATGGAACTCGCGCTGGAGTCGGTCAACGAGGTCGGTATCGGCGGGCGCGAACTCGACATCATCGTCGAGGACTCCGAGAGTCAGGCGCAGGCCGGCGTCTCGGCCGCCCAGAAACTGGTCAACCAGGACCAGGTGCCGTTCGTCATCGGCGCGGTCGGCTCGGGGGTGTCGCTGGCCATCTACGAGTCGGTCATCCAGGGGACCGACGTGGTCCAGCTGAGCCAGAACTCCACCAGCCCGGACCTGACGAACTTCCCGGGACTGCTCCGGATGTCGCCGACGGGTCGCACGCAGTCGACGGCGCTCGCGGACATCATCTCCGAGGACGGCTACGACTCCGTGGCGGTCGCGTGGGTCAACAACGACTACGGCCAGGGGCTCGCGGACGCGTTCGTCGAGGCGTGGGACGGTGACGTGGCGTACAACAGCCCGCACGACCAGGGCCAGTCATCGTACGCCTCTACGGTGTCGGAGATGGCCAACTCCGGAGCCGACGCGTGGCTGTTCATCACCTACCAGCCCGAGTTCACGGCGATGGCACAGGAGGCCTACTCGAACGGCTACGAGGCCCAGTACTACGGCGCGGACTCCGTACAGGGCTCGGACGTGCTGTCCGACACCCCGGAGGGGAGTCTCGAGGGCATGAAGATCGTCACCCCCTCGGCCGCCGTCGAGGAGCAGAACTACCAGGACTTCGCCGAGCGGTTCGAGGAGGCCTACGACCAGACCCCCAGCTCGTGGGCGGCGTTCGCCTACGACTGCGTCATCACCGCGGCGCTCTCCATCGCGACGGCCGACGAGTTCACCGGCGCCGCCCTGCAGGAGACCGTCCGGGACGTGACCCGGCCCGAGGGCGAGCAGGTCACCACGTTCGCGGAGGCGATGGACGTGCTCGGCGAGGACGGCTCGGCGAGCGACATCGACTACCAGGGCGTGAGCGGACCCATCGACTTCGACGAGAACGGTGACCCCGTGGGGTTCCTGCAGATCTTCACGGTGGAGGAACACGAGTACGTCTCGACCGGATTCACCTCCGCCTGAGACGATGTCGGTCCTCGAGTACGTCGCGAACGGGCTGGTGTTCAGCAGCATCATCGTCCTCGCGAGTATCGGCCTGTCGCTGGTCTACAGCATCGCCGACTTCGCGAACTTCGCCCACGGCGATACGATGACGGTCGGCGCGTACGGCACGCTGGTCACCTTCGGGTTCGTCGGTGGACTCGGGGGCACCGTCTTGGGACTGCCGTACGGCTTCTTCGTAGCACTCGTCGCCGGCATCGTCGTCGCCGCCGTCGTCGCCGTCGTCACGCAACGACTCGTCTACGAGCCGCTCGACATCGGGTCCATCGGCCTGCTCATCACCTCGATCGGGGTGGCGTTCGTCTAC includes the following:
- a CDS encoding ABC transporter substrate-binding protein encodes the protein MTSNDNRRINRRDVLKGTGAAGLVLTAGCVSTADETPTPTESGGNGGGGGDGDTDTATPTEGGDMGGAYSIGMVNSLTGSLSAFGARNERGMELALESVNEVGIGGRELDIIVEDSESQAQAGVSAAQKLVNQDQVPFVIGAVGSGVSLAIYESVIQGTDVVQLSQNSTSPDLTNFPGLLRMSPTGRTQSTALADIISEDGYDSVAVAWVNNDYGQGLADAFVEAWDGDVAYNSPHDQGQSSYASTVSEMANSGADAWLFITYQPEFTAMAQEAYSNGYEAQYYGADSVQGSDVLSDTPEGSLEGMKIVTPSAAVEEQNYQDFAERFEEAYDQTPSSWAAFAYDCVITAALSIATADEFTGAALQETVRDVTRPEGEQVTTFAEAMDVLGEDGSASDIDYQGVSGPIDFDENGDPVGFLQIFTVEEHEYVSTGFTSA